CTGCTGAACGTGGTGGGTGCCCTCGAGGCGCTCCGGACCAAGCGCGCTGCCTCGGCGGGCGCCGCTTCTTAAATCGGGTGGGAGACACGGCTATGGCGACGCAGACAAGTTTGAGCAAGAGCGATATCCTCGAAGCCATCGGGAACATGTCGGTGTTTGAACTGGCAGAGCTCATCGAGGCGTTCAAGGAGAAGTTCGGCGTTACGATCACCGCACCCGTGGCGGCCGCGCCCGCGGCTGGTGGCGCTGGCGCAGCGGGCGGTGCAGCGGCGCCCGCGGCTGAAGAGAAGACCGAGTTCACCGTCATCCTGAAGAGCGGCGGTGAGAAGAAGATCCAGGTCATCAAAGAGATCCGGGCGATCACCAGCCTGGGCCTGAAAGAGGCCAAGGACCTGGTGGAGGGCGCGCCCGGCACCGTGAAGGAAGGCGTGTCCAAGCAGGAAGCCGAAGAAATCAAGAAGAAGCTCGAAGCGCAGGGCGCGGCCGTCGAACTGAAGTAGACGCCGGGCTGGACGCCGCGGGCCACTGGGGCCCGCCGGCCCAACTCGGGTCTCCTTTGGTTGACGACATGCGCGGATTTGCCACACTCCTGCTCGCTGGTACGAGCCCCTCGCTCCACCCCCGGTCGGCGTGCCGATGGGGGGCGGGGGCCCTTTCGCATTTGCTTGAGGTTTGACCATGACGAAGACGCTGCCGGTCTTGTCGTTCGCGAAGCTCGATCAGGGGATGCCGATGCCGCATCTCCTCGACATCCAGACGCGCGCGTTCCAGTCGCTCCTGCAGCCGGACGGCAAGGGCGCCGAGCGCACCGACGTCGGGCTGGAACGGGTGTTCAAGGACGTGTTCCCGATCCAAGACGTGAACGGCAACTACTCGCTCGAGTTCGTGAAGTACGGGCTCGGGGATTCCAAGTACACCGTGGAGGAGTGCATCGAGCGGGACATGACCTACTCGGTCCCGCTGAAGGCGACGCTGCAGCTGGTCGTGATGGAGGAGGTGGGCGAGACCACCAAGACCAAGCGGCCCAAGAATATCATCGAGAAGGAAGTCTATCTCGGTGAGCTGCCGATCCTCACCCCGCTGGGCACGTTCGTCATCAACGGCGCCGAGCGGGTGATCGTGTCGCAGCTGCACCGCTCCCCAGGCGTCGTGTTCGAAGAGAGCATCCACCCGAACGGCCAGCGGCTGTTCTCGGCGCGCATCATTCCGTTCCGGGGCTCGTGGGTCGAGTTCACGATCGACATCCACGACGTGGTCTACGTCCACATCGACAAGAAGAAGAAGTTTCCGGCCACGGCCCTGCTGCGGGCCTTCGGCTACGGCACCAACGCCGACGTGCTGAAGCTGTTCTACGCCATGAAGGACATCGACATCACCGGCAAGCTCGAGGGGCGCGCCCAGAAGCGCGAAGTCCTGGGCACCCTGCTGGCGGTCGACGTGCCCGATCCGGAGAACAAGAAGGGCGAGCCGCTCGGGAAGGTCGGCGACGAGTTGACGCTCGAGCAGTTCAACACGTTCCGCCGGGCCGGCATCAGCAAGGTGAAGGTGTTCGCGGGCTATACCTCGCTCGATCTACGCGACGAGGCGCAGCCGACCACGACCCGCGAGCGGCTGGGCGCCTACATCCTGGCCTTCGACGTGCCCGCGCCGGCGACGGGCGAGGTGCTGGCCGAAGGCGGGCGCGAGCTGTCGGACGCCCTCAAGAAGAGGCTCCTCAAGGCCGGGGTCACCAAGGTGGACGTGCTGTTGCCGCCGGGGCGCAGCGAGTCGCCGCTCATCAAGAACACGCTGCTCAAGGACCCGACCCACACCGAGGCCGAGGCCCTGGAGCAGATCTACGCCCTGCTGCGGCCGGGCGAGGCGCCGAACTTGGAGACCGCGCGCCAGGCGCTCGAGCGTCTGTTCTTCCACCCCAAGCGCTACGACCTGGGGCGGGTGGGTCGCTACAAGATCAACCAGCGGCTCAAGGTGAACGTGCCCAAGGACCACACGGTCCTCACCGAAGACGATTTCGTCGCCATCATCCGCTACCTCATCGAGCTGCGCGAGGGACGGGGCTACACCGACGACATCGACCACCTGGGCAATCGCCGGGTGCGCTCGGTGGGCGAGCTGATCGCCAACCAGTTCTCGGTGGGCCTGTC
This portion of the Candidatus Methylomirabilota bacterium genome encodes:
- the rplL gene encoding 50S ribosomal protein L7/L12 — translated: MATQTSLSKSDILEAIGNMSVFELAELIEAFKEKFGVTITAPVAAAPAAGGAGAAGGAAAPAAEEKTEFTVILKSGGEKKIQVIKEIRAITSLGLKEAKDLVEGAPGTVKEGVSKQEAEEIKKKLEAQGAAVELK